A single genomic interval of Agromyces cerinus harbors:
- a CDS encoding MMPL family transporter has translation MAELLYRIGRFSVRRAWLVLVGWLGVLALAGGAFLAFGGTLTQSMSIPGTETERVTEQLDARLDGLGGATGTVVFQTDDGEALSDTQREEISALLADIAEIDGVSDVVDPFTTTAARDDQAAQLADGAAQIEAGRAELAAGQTQLDAARAELDAGQAQLDAAIEQAKAAGAYDQAAAQFDAQQAQLDAGAAELDAQQAELDAGAEELDASAAELEDGERLMDAAAEIRTVSTDESTAIGAVMFEDDLFSLSSELKAEVAAELDGADIDGVNVDYSSEIAASIDGLIGVGEIVGVLIAALVLIIVFRALLPATLPIISSFIGVGIGVAGSLAFSGVVDMSSVTPVLGVMLGLAVGIDYALFIINRHRRQVLAGMELHESIGLANGTAGNAVVFAGSTVLVALLALNVTGIPFLGIMGTVGAVCVLVAVLIAVTLTPALLGLIGVRVLSKRARAEIGHESHAAPKLVAMPTWRAIVTAVVSIVVLLVIAIPALSMRLGLPDGASESPDATTYQAYTAVSDAFGAGQNGPLLVTATLPDGVAEDEVVATQADLAEWLMGVDDVVAVAPAGVSDERDFFAFQVVPSDGPSSESTEALVHELRSQSPIDGDEASAAGLDGVELGVAGGASGNIDISAKLAGVLPLYLAVVVGLSLIILILVFRSILVPLIATAGFVLSLFAAFGATVAIFQWGWFGEVFGVHNPGPVLNFAPIIVMGVLFGLAMDYQLFLVSGMREAYVHGTPARVAVVAGLRGGRAVVTAAAIIMAAVFGGFVFSHLTMVRPLGFGLAIGVLFDAFIVRMLLTPAIMHLLGPAAWWLPKWLDRLLPDVDVEGAALERSHPVHGATTADAATTDASAEESATSATDEATGLSADRGA, from the coding sequence ATGGCTGAACTCCTCTACCGCATCGGTCGATTCTCCGTACGCCGGGCCTGGCTCGTGCTCGTCGGATGGCTCGGTGTGCTCGCACTCGCCGGCGGCGCCTTCCTCGCCTTCGGCGGCACGCTCACGCAGAGCATGAGCATCCCGGGCACCGAGACCGAGCGCGTCACCGAGCAGCTCGACGCGCGACTCGACGGGCTCGGCGGCGCCACCGGCACCGTCGTCTTCCAGACCGACGACGGCGAGGCGCTGAGCGATACGCAGCGAGAGGAGATCTCCGCGCTCCTCGCCGACATCGCCGAGATCGACGGCGTCTCGGACGTCGTGGATCCGTTCACCACGACCGCCGCTCGCGACGACCAGGCGGCGCAGCTCGCCGACGGCGCCGCGCAGATCGAGGCGGGCCGTGCCGAGCTGGCAGCGGGCCAGACCCAGCTCGATGCCGCCCGAGCCGAGCTCGACGCGGGGCAGGCGCAGCTCGACGCGGCGATCGAGCAGGCGAAGGCCGCAGGGGCGTACGACCAGGCAGCCGCCCAGTTCGACGCGCAGCAGGCGCAGCTCGACGCGGGCGCCGCCGAGCTCGACGCGCAGCAGGCCGAGCTCGATGCCGGCGCCGAGGAGCTCGACGCCTCGGCCGCCGAACTCGAGGACGGTGAGCGACTCATGGACGCCGCCGCCGAGATCCGCACGGTCTCCACCGACGAGAGCACGGCGATCGGCGCCGTCATGTTCGAGGACGACCTCTTCTCGCTGTCGAGCGAGCTGAAAGCCGAGGTCGCCGCCGAGCTCGACGGAGCCGACATCGACGGCGTGAACGTCGACTACTCCTCGGAGATCGCCGCGTCGATCGACGGGCTCATCGGCGTCGGCGAGATCGTCGGCGTGCTCATCGCCGCGCTCGTGCTCATCATCGTGTTCCGGGCGCTCCTGCCGGCCACCCTGCCGATCATCTCCTCGTTCATCGGCGTCGGCATCGGCGTGGCCGGGTCGCTCGCCTTCTCGGGCGTCGTCGACATGTCGTCGGTGACCCCCGTGCTCGGCGTCATGCTCGGCCTCGCAGTCGGCATCGACTATGCGCTCTTCATCATCAACCGGCACCGGCGCCAGGTGCTCGCCGGCATGGAGCTGCACGAGTCGATCGGGCTCGCCAACGGCACCGCGGGCAACGCCGTCGTCTTCGCCGGCTCGACCGTGCTCGTCGCGCTGCTCGCGCTGAACGTCACCGGCATCCCGTTCCTCGGCATCATGGGCACCGTCGGCGCGGTCTGCGTGCTCGTCGCCGTGCTCATCGCGGTCACGCTCACCCCGGCGCTGCTCGGCCTCATCGGGGTGCGCGTGCTCTCGAAGCGCGCCCGTGCCGAGATCGGCCACGAGTCGCACGCCGCGCCGAAGCTCGTCGCCATGCCGACGTGGCGGGCGATCGTCACCGCGGTCGTGTCGATCGTCGTGCTCCTCGTCATCGCCATCCCGGCGCTCTCGATGCGGCTCGGCCTGCCCGACGGGGCATCCGAATCACCGGATGCCACGACCTATCAGGCCTACACCGCGGTCTCCGATGCCTTCGGCGCCGGCCAGAACGGTCCGCTGCTCGTCACTGCGACGCTGCCCGACGGGGTCGCCGAAGACGAGGTCGTGGCCACCCAGGCCGATCTCGCCGAGTGGCTCATGGGCGTCGACGACGTCGTCGCCGTCGCCCCGGCGGGCGTCTCCGACGAGCGCGACTTCTTCGCCTTCCAGGTCGTGCCGAGCGACGGCCCCTCGAGCGAGTCGACCGAGGCGCTCGTGCACGAACTGCGCAGCCAGTCGCCGATCGACGGCGACGAGGCATCCGCTGCCGGTCTCGACGGCGTCGAACTCGGCGTCGCGGGCGGGGCGAGCGGCAACATCGACATCTCGGCGAAGCTCGCCGGGGTGCTGCCGCTCTACCTCGCGGTCGTGGTGGGGCTCTCGCTCATCATCCTGATCCTCGTGTTCCGCTCGATCCTGGTGCCGCTCATCGCGACGGCCGGCTTCGTGCTCTCGCTGTTCGCGGCGTTCGGCGCCACGGTCGCGATCTTCCAGTGGGGCTGGTTCGGCGAGGTCTTCGGCGTGCACAACCCGGGGCCGGTGCTGAACTTCGCGCCGATCATCGTGATGGGCGTGCTCTTCGGCCTCGCGATGGACTACCAGCTGTTCCTCGTCTCGGGCATGCGCGAGGCCTACGTGCACGGCACCCCGGCGCGGGTCGCCGTCGTCGCGGGCCTGCGCGGCGGGCGGGCGGTGGTCACCGCGGCGGCGATCATCATGGCGGCCGTCTTCGGCGGCTTCGTCTTCTCGCACCTCACGATGGTGCGGCCGCTCGGCTTCGGCCTCGCGATCGGCGTGCTCTTCGACGCCTTCATCGTGCGCATGCTGTTGACGCCGGCGATCATGCACCTGCTCGGCCCGGCCGCCTGGTGGCTGCCGAAGTGGCTCGACCGGCTGCTGCCCGACGTCGATGTCGAGGGCGCGGCCCTCGAGCGGAGCCACCCGGTGCACGGGGCGACGACCGCCGATGCGGCGACGACGGATGCCTCGGCGGAAGAGTCGGCGACGTCGGCGACGGACGAGGCGACGGGGCTCAGCGCAGATCGAGGCGCATGA
- a CDS encoding TetR/AcrR family transcriptional regulator, with the protein MDVRVERTRRRLQDALLELARERPLDEVTVAEIAARAGVNRSSFYQHYSDKETLLADALDAAAEAAAAMLPNTYEPPTGPPQALVVFLQHVDDHAELYRSVFGPTGSAAVLARLRARIDAIVRAGFVTADSRAYDGLPLDIIAAGITGSALGVVEAWLMRDPRPSVDVGAGWVWRALLGPGAGWA; encoded by the coding sequence ATGGACGTCAGGGTGGAGCGAACGCGGCGACGCCTGCAGGACGCCCTGCTCGAACTCGCCCGCGAACGACCGCTCGACGAGGTGACGGTCGCCGAGATCGCGGCGCGCGCCGGCGTGAATCGCAGCAGCTTCTACCAGCACTACTCCGACAAGGAGACGCTGCTCGCCGACGCCCTCGACGCGGCGGCCGAGGCCGCCGCCGCGATGTTGCCGAACACCTACGAGCCGCCGACCGGTCCGCCGCAGGCGCTCGTCGTCTTCCTGCAGCACGTCGACGATCACGCCGAGCTCTACCGGTCGGTCTTCGGACCGACGGGGTCGGCCGCGGTGCTGGCCCGCCTGCGTGCTCGCATCGACGCGATCGTGCGCGCCGGTTTCGTCACCGCGGATTCCCGGGCGTACGACGGCCTGCCGCTCGACATCATCGCGGCCGGCATCACGGGCTCGGCGCTCGGGGTCGTCGAGGCCTGGCTCATGCGCGATCCGCGCCCGTCGGTCGACGTCGGCGCCGGCTGGGTCTGGCGCGCGCTGCTCGGCCCGGGAGCCGGCTGGGCGTGA
- a CDS encoding FAD-binding oxidoreductase: MTSASELLALRSELAGSLVLPGDADYEAARMPWNLSVDQRPAAIAEPAAVADLQAILRTAAATGLGVTVQPNGHGASGDLSDVVLIRPTRFDTLIVDEQARVLRAGAGVNWGRALERLDGTGLVALAGSNPEVNVVALAIAGGHSMFSRRYGITARSIISVEFVDAAGTLHRVTDADDAELMWALRGGGGLFGIVTEVELVLYPGEAIFGGSLMFPAEAAETVVAAALGLARDEPELGLDIGMMHFPDAPQAPPHLRGRTVATVGLVHVGDEASGRAFADRLVAVAEPIADTLTSFTIGSLAAVAAEPVDPMPSADFGAALDGLDAAAFAHDFVDAFLRGAERGLMRCSIRAMGGAIADELGAEFAAVGATQSDGLMSCGVLLFDPSLDATAAFEPMRDLAAKYPGGTLLPTFLGSGATLADAYDGEVLDRLAAVKRRVDPDGLIRSNRPLS, from the coding sequence ATGACCTCCGCATCCGAACTCCTCGCTCTTCGCTCCGAACTCGCCGGTTCGCTCGTCCTTCCCGGCGACGCCGACTACGAGGCCGCGCGCATGCCGTGGAACCTCAGCGTCGACCAACGGCCGGCGGCCATCGCCGAGCCGGCGGCTGTCGCGGACCTGCAGGCCATCCTCCGCACAGCGGCGGCCACCGGTCTCGGAGTGACGGTGCAGCCCAACGGCCACGGCGCCTCCGGCGACCTGAGCGACGTCGTGCTCATCCGACCCACGAGATTCGACACCCTCATCGTCGACGAACAGGCCAGAGTGCTCCGCGCCGGCGCTGGCGTCAACTGGGGTCGCGCGCTCGAACGGCTCGACGGCACCGGGCTCGTCGCCCTCGCGGGGTCGAACCCCGAGGTCAACGTCGTCGCCCTCGCCATCGCCGGCGGACACTCGATGTTCAGTCGCCGCTACGGCATCACCGCCCGATCGATCATCTCCGTCGAGTTCGTCGACGCGGCCGGCACGCTGCACCGCGTGACCGACGCCGACGACGCCGAACTCATGTGGGCGCTGCGCGGAGGCGGCGGCCTGTTCGGCATCGTCACCGAGGTCGAGCTCGTGCTCTACCCCGGTGAGGCGATCTTCGGCGGCAGCCTGATGTTCCCGGCCGAGGCGGCCGAAACCGTCGTCGCCGCCGCCCTCGGCCTCGCTCGCGACGAACCCGAACTCGGGCTCGACATCGGCATGATGCACTTCCCCGACGCACCCCAGGCCCCGCCGCATCTGCGCGGCCGCACGGTGGCGACGGTCGGGCTCGTGCACGTCGGCGACGAGGCCTCCGGGCGCGCTTTCGCCGACCGTCTCGTCGCCGTCGCCGAACCGATCGCCGACACGCTCACGAGCTTCACGATCGGTTCGCTCGCCGCCGTCGCGGCGGAGCCGGTCGATCCGATGCCGTCGGCCGACTTCGGTGCAGCTCTCGACGGACTCGACGCCGCCGCCTTCGCGCACGACTTCGTCGACGCGTTCCTGCGCGGTGCCGAGCGAGGTCTCATGCGCTGCAGCATCCGCGCCATGGGCGGTGCGATCGCCGACGAACTCGGCGCCGAGTTCGCCGCGGTCGGGGCGACGCAGTCCGACGGCCTGATGAGCTGCGGCGTGCTGCTCTTCGACCCGTCACTCGACGCCACCGCGGCATTCGAGCCGATGCGGGACCTCGCCGCCAAGTACCCGGGCGGCACGCTGCTGCCGACGTTCCTCGGTTCGGGCGCGACGCTCGCCGATGCCTACGATGGCGAGGTGCTCGACCGACTCGCCGCCGTCAAGCGGCGCGTCGACCCGGACGGCCTCATCCGCAGCAACCGCCCGCTCAGCTGA
- a CDS encoding DNA glycosylase AlkZ-like family protein — MEPHRLDRAEARRIAIRAQLLDADRPTALLDVVRRLTLLQVDPTAAIAPNADLVAWSRLGAAYRPDDLVRALEHDRSLFEVDALIRPIEDLALHRADMATWPTWQRSREWLEQNESFRRDILRRLAESPEPLLSRDVPDTSAVPWESSGWTHNQNVGRMLELLALRGEIAIAARRGRERLWAPADRVYPAELLAAPVISADEALRVRNERRLTALGIAREKSTKMPLEPVDVGLAGEPAIVEGVPGAWRVDPAALGRPFTGRTALLSPFDRLTYDRVRAQQLFDFEYVLEMYKPATARRWGYFALPILHGDRLVGKLDAKADRKAGTLTVHAVHEDVPFSRDIRRAVDDEVASLAEWLSVEVVGA; from the coding sequence ATGGAGCCCCACCGTCTCGATCGCGCCGAGGCGCGACGCATCGCGATTCGCGCGCAATTGCTCGACGCCGACCGGCCGACCGCTCTGCTCGACGTCGTGCGCCGGCTCACCCTGCTGCAGGTCGACCCGACCGCGGCGATCGCGCCGAACGCCGACCTCGTCGCGTGGAGTCGTCTCGGCGCGGCGTATCGGCCCGACGACCTCGTCCGCGCGCTCGAGCACGATCGCTCGCTCTTCGAGGTCGACGCGCTCATCCGGCCGATCGAAGACCTCGCGCTGCACCGCGCCGACATGGCGACGTGGCCGACGTGGCAGCGGTCACGGGAGTGGCTCGAGCAGAACGAGTCGTTCCGCCGCGACATCCTGCGCCGACTCGCCGAGTCCCCTGAACCCCTGCTCTCCCGCGACGTCCCCGACACGAGCGCGGTGCCGTGGGAATCGAGCGGGTGGACCCACAATCAGAACGTCGGCCGGATGCTCGAGCTCCTCGCGCTGCGCGGCGAGATCGCGATCGCCGCCAGACGCGGGCGTGAACGGCTCTGGGCACCTGCCGATCGGGTGTACCCCGCCGAGCTGCTCGCGGCCCCCGTCATCTCGGCCGATGAAGCGCTGCGGGTGCGCAATGAGCGCCGGCTCACGGCGCTCGGCATCGCCCGCGAGAAGTCGACGAAGATGCCGCTCGAGCCCGTCGACGTCGGCCTGGCCGGCGAACCGGCGATCGTCGAGGGAGTGCCCGGCGCCTGGCGGGTCGACCCTGCCGCGCTCGGCCGGCCATTCACCGGGCGTACGGCCCTGCTCTCGCCGTTCGACCGGCTGACCTACGATCGCGTGCGGGCGCAGCAGCTCTTCGACTTCGAGTACGTGCTCGAGATGTACAAGCCCGCCACGGCCCGTCGATGGGGCTACTTCGCGCTGCCGATCCTGCACGGCGACCGCCTCGTCGGCAAGCTCGACGCGAAGGCCGACCGCAAGGCCGGCACGCTCACCGTGCACGCGGTGCACGAAGACGTGCCGTTCAGCCGCGACATCCGCCGAGCCGTCGACGACGAGGTCGCGAGCCTCGCCGAGTGGCTCTCCGTCGAGGTGGTCGGGGCCTGA
- a CDS encoding Dabb family protein, which produces MIRHTVAFRLRHPSGSAEERSFLAEAESLAAIPGVERFEQLDQVSSKNAYAFGFSMEFADQAAYDGYNAHPVHVAFVRDRWVPEVEEFLELDYVPLGG; this is translated from the coding sequence ATGATCCGACACACGGTCGCCTTCCGATTGCGGCATCCCTCCGGCTCCGCGGAGGAGCGCTCCTTCCTCGCCGAAGCCGAGTCGCTCGCCGCGATCCCCGGCGTCGAACGATTCGAGCAGCTCGACCAGGTCAGCTCGAAGAACGCCTACGCGTTCGGGTTCTCGATGGAGTTCGCCGACCAGGCAGCCTACGACGGCTACAACGCGCACCCGGTGCACGTCGCCTTCGTGCGCGATCGCTGGGTGCCCGAGGTCGAGGAGTTCCTCGAGCTCGACTACGTGCCGCTCGGAGGCTGA
- a CDS encoding CPBP family intramembrane glutamic endopeptidase, with the protein MSDERADPTVSMTPVSAVPAVSAMHAVPDAVPVDAPLEAPGAQRVPWAAVAVFAIVSCGLAWLVASPLWVRGLGMTDPLLPVIAAAMMLTPAIATIAALLVERRHRGRRGARGILRDLGMWPLRPVGRTLGMSAAAILALPLLIAAGLLVVGLLGLARFDLIGFSGFAEQLDTLLPPGTPAPPIALLVAMQLVMIPVGAIINAPFAFGEEVGWRGWLLPALRPLGVWPALLVSGAFWGFWHSPLILLGYNFGLTDITGVLLMILACTVLGVLLGWTRLRTGSVWPAVFGHGAFNAAAGLGALVVAADSPVPPAWLAGPAGLITCAVMAAVVALLVAAGQFRRERLDARLG; encoded by the coding sequence GTGAGCGATGAACGTGCCGACCCGACCGTCTCGATGACCCCCGTCTCCGCCGTGCCCGCGGTGTCCGCGATGCACGCCGTCCCCGACGCCGTACCGGTCGACGCGCCGCTCGAGGCACCCGGGGCGCAGCGCGTGCCGTGGGCGGCGGTCGCCGTCTTCGCGATCGTCTCGTGCGGGCTCGCGTGGCTCGTCGCCTCGCCGCTCTGGGTGCGAGGGCTCGGCATGACCGACCCGCTGCTTCCCGTGATCGCCGCCGCCATGATGCTGACCCCGGCGATCGCCACGATCGCCGCGCTCCTCGTGGAACGGCGCCACCGCGGGCGGCGCGGTGCACGCGGCATCCTGCGAGACCTCGGCATGTGGCCGCTGCGGCCCGTCGGCCGCACACTCGGCATGTCCGCCGCCGCGATCCTCGCGCTGCCGTTGCTGATCGCGGCGGGGCTGCTCGTGGTCGGGCTGCTCGGCCTCGCCCGCTTCGATCTCATCGGCTTCTCGGGATTCGCCGAGCAGCTCGACACCCTGCTCCCGCCGGGCACGCCCGCCCCGCCGATCGCGCTGCTCGTCGCCATGCAGCTCGTGATGATCCCTGTCGGGGCGATCATCAACGCACCGTTCGCATTCGGCGAAGAGGTCGGATGGCGCGGCTGGCTGCTGCCCGCGCTGCGGCCCCTCGGCGTCTGGCCGGCGCTGCTCGTCTCCGGCGCGTTCTGGGGCTTCTGGCACTCGCCGCTGATCCTGCTCGGCTACAACTTCGGGCTCACCGACATCACGGGCGTGCTGCTCATGATCCTCGCCTGCACGGTGCTCGGCGTGCTGCTCGGCTGGACCCGGCTCCGCACCGGGTCGGTGTGGCCGGCGGTGTTCGGGCACGGCGCCTTCAACGCGGCGGCCGGCCTCGGCGCGCTGGTCGTCGCCGCCGATTCCCCGGTGCCGCCCGCATGGCTCGCCGGGCCGGCCGGACTCATCACCTGCGCGGTGATGGCGGCGGTCGTCGCACTGCTCGTGGCCGCCGGGCAGTTCCGTCGCGAGCGGCTCGACGCCCGCCTGGGCTGA
- a CDS encoding 3-ketosteroid-delta-1-dehydrogenase: MTENMTIDLLVVGSGTGLAAALSAHEQGAEVLVIEKTRFVGGSTARSGGAFWIPANPVLDERGANDSPEKAREYLTAVVDGTSPEPRWESFLEHGPDTVRMLERTTRMQFTWAEGYSDYHPELPGGSPAGRSCECRPFDVARLGTERARLRPAVMEAPLPMPATGADYKWLNLMAKSPVRGFGVAIKRAIQGIGGKLIGREYAAGGRALAAGLFDGVVRAGIPVWTEVGLERLVTDADGGVIGAVVTRDGREITITARLGVVLAAGGFDHDLALRRTVQSASLEDWSLGSDGNTGDAIRAAQELGAGVALMDQAWWFPAISPLPGERPIVMLAERSLPGSFIVDASGDRFLNEAEDYMSFGHDVLEREREGRPVGTMWLVFDQEYRNSYLLGGQVFPRMALPNAWYEHGIAVRGSSWVELSEQMGVPAAALGETARRFNELAAAGSDDDFGRGDSAYDRYYGDPTIAPNPNLRPLNPAGLYAVRVVLSDLGTCGGVTADADGRALAEDGTPIRGLYVIGNAAANVFGESYPGAGATIGQGLVYGHIVASHAMATRAVDAER; this comes from the coding sequence ATGACCGAGAACATGACGATCGACCTGCTCGTGGTCGGATCGGGAACCGGGCTCGCCGCCGCCCTCTCCGCGCACGAGCAGGGCGCCGAGGTGCTCGTGATCGAGAAGACCCGATTCGTCGGCGGCTCGACGGCGCGCTCGGGCGGGGCGTTCTGGATTCCCGCGAACCCGGTGCTCGATGAGCGCGGCGCGAACGATTCACCCGAGAAGGCCCGCGAGTACCTGACCGCGGTCGTCGACGGCACGAGCCCCGAGCCGCGGTGGGAGAGCTTCCTCGAGCACGGCCCCGACACCGTGCGCATGCTCGAACGCACGACGCGCATGCAGTTCACGTGGGCAGAGGGCTACTCCGACTACCACCCCGAGCTGCCCGGCGGCTCGCCCGCCGGTCGCAGCTGCGAGTGCCGGCCGTTCGACGTCGCCCGGCTCGGCACGGAACGTGCGCGGCTCCGGCCCGCCGTCATGGAGGCACCGTTGCCGATGCCCGCGACGGGTGCCGACTACAAGTGGCTGAACCTCATGGCGAAGTCGCCGGTGCGCGGCTTCGGCGTCGCGATCAAGCGCGCGATCCAGGGCATCGGCGGCAAGCTCATCGGCCGCGAGTACGCGGCCGGCGGTCGCGCGCTCGCCGCGGGCCTCTTCGACGGCGTCGTGCGCGCCGGCATCCCCGTGTGGACCGAGGTGGGCCTCGAGCGGCTCGTCACCGATGCCGACGGCGGCGTGATCGGCGCGGTCGTCACCCGCGACGGCCGGGAGATCACGATCACGGCCCGGCTCGGCGTGGTGCTCGCCGCCGGCGGATTCGACCACGACCTCGCGCTGCGGCGCACCGTGCAGTCGGCGTCGCTCGAGGACTGGAGCCTCGGCAGCGACGGCAACACCGGCGACGCGATCCGCGCAGCTCAGGAGCTCGGCGCGGGGGTCGCCCTGATGGACCAGGCCTGGTGGTTCCCCGCGATCTCGCCGCTGCCCGGCGAGCGGCCCATCGTGATGCTCGCCGAGCGCTCGCTGCCAGGCTCGTTCATCGTCGACGCCTCGGGCGACCGGTTCCTCAACGAGGCCGAGGACTACATGTCGTTCGGCCACGACGTGCTCGAACGGGAGCGCGAGGGGCGGCCGGTCGGCACCATGTGGCTCGTCTTCGACCAGGAGTACCGCAACAGCTACCTCCTCGGCGGGCAGGTGTTCCCGCGCATGGCGCTGCCGAACGCCTGGTACGAGCACGGCATCGCCGTGCGCGGCTCGTCGTGGGTCGAGCTGTCCGAGCAGATGGGGGTGCCCGCTGCCGCGCTGGGGGAGACCGCTCGCCGATTCAACGAGCTCGCCGCCGCCGGATCCGATGACGACTTCGGCCGGGGGGACAGCGCCTACGACCGCTACTACGGCGACCCGACGATCGCACCGAACCCGAACCTCCGCCCGCTGAACCCCGCAGGGCTGTACGCGGTGCGCGTCGTGCTCTCCGACCTCGGCACCTGCGGCGGTGTCACCGCCGATGCCGACGGCCGGGCGCTCGCCGAAGACGGCACACCCATCCGGGGCCTGTACGTGATCGGCAACGCAGCGGCCAACGTGTTCGGCGAGAGCTATCCCGGTGCCGGCGCCACGATCGGCCAGGGACTCGTCTACGGGCACATCGTCGCGAGCCACGCGATGGCGACGCGGGCGGTCGACGCGGAGCGCTGA
- a CDS encoding GNAT family N-acetyltransferase, giving the protein MQFAMLEAGGSTFTLRRAERGDLAALVALIAADSLRAAEEAASADELEPYERAFAAIDADDAQTLTVLEAPDGRVVGTMQLSLIPGLARRGAMRMQIEAVRVSEELRGLGLGSAMIEWAIGHARERGASLVQLTSDARRADAHRFYERLGFAASHVGFKLFL; this is encoded by the coding sequence ATGCAGTTCGCGATGCTCGAAGCCGGCGGGTCCACCTTCACACTGCGGCGTGCGGAGCGCGGCGACCTCGCGGCACTCGTCGCGCTGATCGCCGCGGATTCGCTCCGCGCCGCCGAGGAGGCGGCCTCGGCCGACGAACTCGAGCCCTACGAACGTGCCTTCGCAGCGATCGACGCCGACGACGCCCAGACGTTGACGGTGCTCGAGGCCCCCGATGGCCGGGTGGTCGGCACCATGCAGCTTTCGCTGATCCCCGGGCTCGCCCGACGCGGGGCGATGCGCATGCAGATCGAGGCCGTGCGCGTCTCGGAGGAGCTGCGGGGCCTCGGACTCGGCTCGGCGATGATCGAGTGGGCGATCGGCCATGCACGCGAACGCGGGGCGTCGCTGGTGCAGTTGACGTCGGATGCGCGCCGTGCCGACGCCCATCGCTTCTACGAGCGGCTCGGCTTCGCGGCATCCCACGTGGGGTTCAAGCTCTTCCTCTGA
- a CDS encoding MarR family winged helix-turn-helix transcriptional regulator, which yields MSERGDRDDEVDLLIDAWSHRLPGVDLTPLDVMSRLRRVANRLGRLRASAFSGAGLAVWEFDVLAALRREEPPHEFSPAQLIEATMIGSAAMTNRLDNLTRRGLVERRPNPRDGRSVLVRLTDEGATRVDAAMRTLAEREAEELRGLSREEQATLAALLRRLGQDRE from the coding sequence ATGAGTGAGCGCGGTGACCGCGATGACGAGGTCGACCTGCTGATCGACGCCTGGTCGCATCGCCTGCCCGGCGTCGACCTGACACCGCTCGACGTCATGTCGCGGCTGCGGCGCGTGGCGAACCGCCTCGGGCGGCTGCGGGCGAGCGCGTTCAGCGGCGCGGGGCTCGCGGTCTGGGAGTTCGACGTGCTGGCCGCGCTCCGGCGCGAGGAGCCGCCGCACGAGTTCAGTCCGGCGCAGCTCATCGAGGCGACCATGATCGGCAGCGCCGCGATGACGAACCGGCTCGACAACCTGACCCGCCGCGGCCTCGTCGAACGCCGGCCGAACCCGCGAGACGGTCGCAGCGTGCTCGTGCGTCTCACCGACGAGGGCGCGACGCGCGTCGACGCGGCGATGCGCACCCTCGCAGAGCGCGAGGCGGAGGAGCTCCGCGGCCTCAGCCGCGAGGAGCAGGCGACCCTCGCGGCCCTGCTGCGGCGGCTCGGGCAGGACCGGGAGTAA